From Myxosarcina sp. GI1, the proteins below share one genomic window:
- the recR gene encoding recombination mediator RecR, protein MYTPPLARLIEQLQLLPGVGPKTAQRLALHLIKRPDKEVKALAQALIEAKQQVGLCKVCFHLSAEPVCSICSNPNRDRTTVCVVADSRDTIALEKTREYRGLYHVLGGVISPMDGIGPEQLNIEALVRRITNKDIKEVILAISPSVEGETTTLYLNGLIKPFTKVTRIAFGLPMGGDLEYADEVTLARALEGRRELD, encoded by the coding sequence ATATATACACCCCCTTTGGCTCGTTTGATCGAGCAATTACAGCTGTTACCAGGAGTTGGTCCCAAAACTGCTCAAAGATTGGCTCTGCATTTAATTAAACGTCCAGACAAAGAAGTTAAAGCTTTAGCACAAGCTTTAATTGAAGCCAAACAGCAAGTAGGCTTGTGTAAAGTCTGTTTTCATCTTTCGGCAGAACCAGTTTGCTCTATTTGTAGCAATCCCAATCGCGATCGCACTACGGTTTGCGTTGTTGCCGACTCTCGCGACACTATTGCTTTAGAAAAAACCAGAGAATATCGCGGTTTGTATCATGTTTTAGGAGGGGTAATTTCTCCTATGGACGGTATTGGACCCGAACAACTCAATATTGAAGCTCTCGTAAGGAGAATTACCAACAAAGATATTAAAGAAGTTATTTTAGCCATTAGCCCTAGCGTAGAAGGTGAAACGACTACCCTTTATCTCAATGGCTTGATTAAGCCTTTTACCAAAGTAACCAGAATTGCTTTTGGCTTGCCAATGGGTGGAGATCTCGAATATGCTGACGAGGTTACGTTAGCCAGGGCATTAGAAGGCAGAAGAGAGTTAGATTAA